From the Pirellulales bacterium genome, one window contains:
- the groES gene encoding co-chaperone GroES, whose product MDSMKDIKLRPLDDRVVVEPKEAEEMTAGGIVLPDSAKEKPQRGTVISVGPGKLLDSGQRGALSVAVGDEVIYGKYSGTEIEVAGREVKILRETDILAKVVS is encoded by the coding sequence ATTGACTCTATGAAGGACATCAAGCTGCGTCCCCTGGATGACCGCGTCGTCGTCGAACCGAAGGAAGCGGAAGAAATGACCGCCGGCGGGATCGTGCTGCCCGACAGCGCGAAAGAGAAGCCGCAGCGTGGGACGGTCATTTCGGTCGGCCCCGGCAAGCTGCTCGACAGCGGACAGCGCGGGGCGCTCTCCGTGGCGGTGGGCGACGAAGTGATCTATGGCAAGTACTCGGGCACCGAGATCGAGGTGGCCGGTCGCGAGGTGAAGATCCTTCGCGAGACCGACATCCTGGCCAAGGTCGTGAGCTGA
- a CDS encoding homoserine dehydrogenase — MEKTKVAIVGMGTVGTGVARLLIDHGDRVARHAGRALWLEKAVVHDLSKPRTYELPAGVLTDDLRAVTDDPEIKVVAHLVGGLEPARSIMLALLESGKDVVTANKALLAEHGPELFDRARELGRSIAFEASVAGGIPIVASISTCLSANQIESLNAILNGTSNYILTQMEERGWSYSDAVAEAQRLGYAEADPTMDVDGSDAAQKLAILAHLAFGARSHWREISRRGIDTLELSDMHYARELGYRIKLLAVAQLVGDSLELHVSPTLVKLGTPLAEVREAYNAIRVVGDAVGPVFFHGRGAGQMPTASAVVADLIDTVVGRTAITFRTLELWSRRDARVAPREHAKVTGRFYLRFDVDDRPGVMADITGVLGRHGISIASVIQHEAQRQDVVPLVIMTHQTTEGASLHAVAEIDQLPCVRSRSVRMRVRGS, encoded by the coding sequence ATGGAAAAAACCAAGGTCGCCATCGTCGGCATGGGCACGGTGGGTACGGGCGTCGCGCGGCTGTTGATCGATCACGGCGACCGCGTCGCCCGGCACGCAGGACGTGCGCTGTGGCTGGAAAAGGCCGTGGTCCACGACTTGAGCAAGCCGCGGACCTACGAATTGCCTGCCGGCGTGCTGACCGACGACCTTCGCGCCGTGACGGACGACCCCGAGATCAAGGTAGTCGCGCACCTGGTCGGCGGTCTCGAACCGGCCCGGTCGATCATGCTCGCGCTGTTGGAAAGCGGGAAGGACGTCGTCACGGCCAACAAGGCCCTGCTGGCCGAGCACGGGCCCGAGTTGTTCGATCGGGCCCGCGAGTTGGGCCGCTCGATCGCGTTCGAGGCGTCCGTGGCCGGCGGCATCCCGATCGTCGCCAGTATCAGCACCTGCCTGAGCGCCAATCAAATCGAATCGCTGAACGCGATCCTCAACGGCACGAGCAACTACATCCTGACGCAGATGGAAGAGCGCGGGTGGAGCTACAGCGACGCCGTGGCCGAAGCGCAGCGGCTGGGCTATGCCGAGGCCGACCCGACGATGGACGTCGACGGCAGCGACGCCGCGCAAAAGCTGGCGATTCTTGCGCACCTGGCATTCGGCGCGCGGAGCCATTGGCGCGAAATCTCGCGCCGCGGCATCGACACGCTCGAGCTGTCCGACATGCACTACGCCCGCGAATTGGGCTATCGCATCAAGCTGCTGGCCGTGGCGCAACTGGTGGGCGACAGCCTCGAGCTGCACGTCTCGCCGACGCTGGTCAAGCTGGGGACCCCGTTGGCCGAAGTGCGCGAGGCCTACAACGCCATCCGCGTGGTCGGCGACGCCGTGGGGCCGGTGTTTTTCCACGGCCGGGGCGCCGGTCAGATGCCGACTGCTTCGGCCGTCGTCGCCGATCTGATCGACACCGTCGTGGGCCGCACGGCAATTACTTTTCGCACGCTCGAGCTCTGGTCGCGCCGCGATGCCCGGGTCGCCCCCCGCGAACACGCCAAGGTGACAGGCAGGTTCTACCTGCGGTTCGACGTCGACGATCGCCCCGGCGTGATGGCCGACATCACCGGCGTGCTCGGCCGGCACGGCATTTCGATCGCCTCGGTCATCCAGCACGAGGCCCAGCGTCAGGACGTGGTGCCGTTGGTGATCATGACGCATCAAACGACCGAAGGGGCCTCGCTGCACGCCGTGGCCGAGATCGATCAGTTGCCTTGCGTCCGCTCGCGCAGCGTGCGGATGCGCGTGCGCGGCTCTTGA
- the groL gene encoding chaperonin GroEL (60 kDa chaperone family; promotes refolding of misfolded polypeptides especially under stressful conditions; forms two stacked rings of heptamers to form a barrel-shaped 14mer; ends can be capped by GroES; misfolded proteins enter the barrel where they are refolded when GroES binds): MVFDDEARKPLLAGVTKLARAVRSTLGPRGRNAVLDKGWGSPKVTKDGVTVAEDIDLVDPNENLGAQLVKEAASKTNDVAGDGTTTATVLAESIYREGLKMIAAGADPMALSRGIAKAVEVVVETIGKLATPVGEKDKKAIMQVATIAGNNDPSIGEVLAEAFLKVGKDGVITVEEGKQTETFVEVVEGMQFDRGFLSPHFVTNQDEQKVELENPYILIYEEKISSAKALVPLLEAISKAGKPLLIIAEDVEGEALATLVVNKMRGIISVCAVKAPGYGDRRKAMLGDIAVLTGGTSIFKDLGVQLESAKLTDLGRCKRVVITSEETTVVSGAGKKAEIEGRVEQIRREITVTDSDYDREKLQERLAKLAGGVAQINVGAATETEMKERKALIEDAKSATQAALAEGIVPGGGVALIRCEKALEKVEAIGDETFGVRIIRNVLDYPLRYIAENAGVDGAVVVNRVKHLKNKNEGYDADKDAYCDLVAAGIIDPAKVVRTALQNAASVAALLLTTECLVTDIPKEEDEAGNGHHHDDHGMGGMGGMGGMGGMGMGGMGGMGGMM; encoded by the coding sequence ATGGTCTTTGACGATGAGGCCCGCAAGCCGCTGCTGGCCGGCGTGACGAAGCTTGCCCGGGCCGTGCGCAGCACGCTGGGTCCGCGGGGCCGGAACGCCGTGTTGGACAAGGGTTGGGGGTCGCCGAAGGTGACCAAGGACGGGGTGACCGTGGCCGAGGACATCGACCTGGTCGATCCGAACGAGAACCTCGGGGCGCAATTGGTCAAGGAGGCCGCGAGCAAGACCAACGACGTGGCCGGCGACGGCACGACGACCGCCACCGTGTTGGCCGAGTCGATCTATCGCGAAGGCCTGAAGATGATTGCCGCCGGGGCCGACCCGATGGCCCTCTCGCGCGGCATCGCCAAGGCGGTCGAGGTCGTCGTCGAGACGATCGGCAAGCTGGCCACGCCGGTGGGTGAAAAAGACAAAAAGGCGATCATGCAGGTCGCCACGATCGCCGGCAACAACGATCCGTCGATCGGCGAAGTGCTGGCCGAGGCGTTCTTGAAGGTCGGCAAAGACGGAGTGATCACCGTCGAAGAGGGCAAGCAGACCGAGACGTTCGTCGAGGTCGTCGAAGGGATGCAGTTCGACCGCGGCTTCCTCTCGCCGCACTTTGTGACCAACCAGGACGAGCAGAAGGTCGAGCTCGAGAACCCGTATATCTTGATCTACGAAGAGAAAATTTCCTCGGCCAAGGCACTGGTGCCGTTGCTCGAGGCGATCAGCAAGGCCGGCAAGCCGCTGCTGATCATCGCCGAAGACGTCGAGGGCGAGGCTCTGGCCACGCTGGTGGTCAACAAGATGCGCGGCATCATCAGCGTTTGCGCCGTGAAGGCCCCCGGCTACGGCGATCGTCGCAAGGCGATGCTGGGCGATATCGCTGTGCTGACCGGCGGCACGTCCATCTTCAAGGACCTGGGCGTGCAGCTCGAATCGGCCAAGCTGACCGACCTGGGCCGCTGCAAGCGGGTCGTCATCACCTCGGAAGAGACGACCGTCGTCAGCGGCGCCGGCAAGAAGGCCGAAATCGAGGGCCGCGTCGAGCAGATTCGCCGCGAGATCACGGTGACCGATAGCGACTACGACCGCGAGAAGCTGCAAGAGCGGCTGGCCAAGCTGGCTGGCGGTGTGGCGCAGATCAACGTCGGGGCCGCGACCGAAACCGAAATGAAGGAGCGCAAGGCGCTGATCGAAGACGCCAAGAGCGCGACGCAGGCCGCGTTGGCCGAGGGCATCGTGCCCGGCGGCGGCGTGGCCCTGATTCGTTGCGAAAAGGCCCTGGAAAAGGTCGAAGCCATCGGCGACGAGACGTTCGGCGTGCGGATCATTCGCAACGTGCTCGATTACCCGTTGCGCTACATCGCCGAGAACGCAGGCGTCGACGGCGCCGTAGTCGTGAATCGCGTCAAGCATCTCAAGAACAAGAACGAGGGCTACGACGCCGACAAGGACGCTTACTGCGACCTCGTCGCTGCGGGCATCATCGACCCGGCCAAGGTCGTGCGGACCGCGCTGCAAAATGCCGCGAGCGTGGCCGCGCTGCTGCTGACGACCGAGTGCCTCGTGACGGACATTCCCAAGGAAGAGGACGAAGCCGGCAACGGCCATCACCACGACGACCATGGCATGGGCGGAATGGGTGGCATGGGAGGCATGGGCGGCATGGGGATGGGCGGCATGGGTGGCATGGGCGGCATGATGTAA
- a CDS encoding toll/interleukin-1 receptor domain-containing protein: MRHLFMAHASEDFGLVRTIADELERKGIRCWYYERDAIEGRSYLPQIRDAIRDSVAMVVIVSKDSLLSHDVTKEIEIGYRSRKQQIPVAVQVEYDQVASSAPMWDTAFGTTVYIRNEQDSTTLVDKLVAALSGQARADARLSPPVSRALTPKPRRRPLSLGSTPPWASDGTQVDVSLFDDMVFRTPSVDQYLVSDQLLFVSGAKGIGKTLLLRYKRHRLTELHLRPGVQGAHADVLFIPSDRPYVDMMNDLPSTTKNYIEFFSSVRDSKRLWAFSIRFSIISHKRSAAAELLRHLPSDFPSALRIWLESKSVEPSVVFKQLVIMPVTRVNKILDVLEGPLDFVLRNINCGVFVFIDKVDQGVSALPREAWSAVQGGLLEAAWDCSSTNAHVKVFGTIRAEAFANYSSPIKANIAGAVLSLRYSSEDLRSLIDALAGVYEGVGFESFVDRKTVQNTRAGIVENSFSYLLRHTVGRPRDLVRLCSALSEEGAHVTEGRYRAVVNDTAASQVVETLFTEMSPFLDCLREGRDRARFFRMLPYNVLTRQEMVQIVAEFGGTPVSGLGEVELVGDNPFMELWYCGLIGTVDEDAVQGVQVQRFKQPDESFHFGVRSLPVSPYYLLHPSLQSNVKYMRAADGYRVFKYVVVGNGYPWCRYSPLLVNLQRELFGVRLVEPELCDAIEAALPCIHAAWTEDRDIVEHMSDAEWKQFGQLVASDAVSKHDSLVMALKDVWANWGEDGKVKVTTYGLHRLRTQR, from the coding sequence ATGCGACATCTCTTCATGGCCCATGCCAGCGAGGACTTTGGGTTGGTTCGGACGATCGCGGACGAACTTGAGCGGAAGGGGATTCGATGCTGGTACTATGAACGCGACGCCATCGAGGGCCGCTCGTACCTCCCGCAGATTCGCGATGCGATTCGTGATAGTGTTGCCATGGTTGTCATTGTTTCAAAGGATTCTTTGCTGTCTCATGACGTCACCAAGGAAATCGAAATCGGCTACCGGTCAAGGAAGCAGCAAATCCCTGTTGCGGTTCAGGTGGAGTACGACCAAGTTGCCTCAAGTGCGCCTATGTGGGATACGGCTTTTGGAACGACTGTCTATATTCGTAACGAACAAGATTCTACAACCTTGGTCGACAAGTTGGTTGCTGCACTTTCCGGCCAAGCACGTGCGGATGCAAGGCTGTCGCCGCCTGTCTCCCGGGCCTTGACGCCGAAACCGCGTCGTCGGCCACTCTCGCTAGGCTCAACCCCCCCGTGGGCTTCGGATGGCACGCAGGTGGACGTGTCGCTCTTTGATGACATGGTCTTTCGCACGCCCTCTGTCGACCAATACCTAGTGTCGGATCAACTGCTATTCGTCAGTGGCGCTAAAGGAATTGGGAAGACGCTTCTCTTGCGATACAAGCGACATCGCTTGACTGAATTGCATCTTCGTCCAGGAGTTCAGGGGGCCCACGCGGATGTGTTGTTCATTCCTTCCGATCGTCCTTACGTGGACATGATGAATGATCTTCCATCGACGACAAAAAACTACATTGAATTTTTCTCGTCGGTGCGGGATAGCAAGCGTCTTTGGGCCTTTTCTATTCGGTTTTCAATTATTTCGCACAAACGGTCGGCTGCAGCCGAATTGCTGCGACACTTGCCATCTGATTTTCCTTCAGCACTAAGAATCTGGTTGGAGTCGAAATCGGTTGAGCCATCCGTGGTGTTCAAGCAGCTCGTTATTATGCCAGTCACTCGGGTAAATAAGATATTAGATGTTCTTGAGGGGCCTCTGGATTTTGTGCTTCGCAATATCAATTGCGGGGTATTTGTGTTTATCGACAAGGTTGATCAGGGGGTTTCGGCATTGCCGCGCGAAGCTTGGTCAGCAGTACAGGGTGGGCTTCTGGAGGCTGCTTGGGACTGTAGTAGCACCAATGCTCATGTGAAGGTGTTTGGTACGATTCGGGCAGAGGCGTTTGCGAATTATAGTTCGCCGATCAAGGCGAATATTGCGGGTGCGGTGCTTTCCTTGCGGTATTCGTCGGAGGATCTTCGGAGTCTGATTGATGCGTTGGCAGGGGTCTATGAGGGAGTTGGGTTTGAGTCCTTTGTCGATCGAAAGACTGTTCAGAACACTCGTGCGGGGATTGTCGAGAATAGCTTTAGCTACTTGCTCCGTCATACGGTGGGGCGGCCGCGCGATCTCGTGCGGTTGTGCTCTGCTCTTTCGGAGGAGGGTGCGCACGTTACGGAAGGGAGGTATCGTGCGGTTGTGAACGATACGGCAGCGTCACAAGTTGTTGAGACGTTGTTCACGGAGATGTCGCCGTTTCTGGACTGTCTGCGAGAGGGCCGCGATCGAGCTCGGTTCTTTCGGATGCTGCCCTATAACGTATTGACGCGGCAAGAAATGGTGCAGATTGTCGCTGAATTTGGCGGCACACCAGTCAGTGGCTTGGGTGAAGTGGAGTTGGTTGGCGATAATCCGTTCATGGAGTTGTGGTATTGTGGTCTGATTGGAACGGTCGATGAAGATGCGGTGCAGGGTGTGCAGGTGCAAAGATTTAAGCAACCGGACGAATCTTTTCATTTTGGAGTTCGGTCGTTGCCGGTGTCGCCATACTATTTGCTGCATCCTTCCCTGCAGTCAAATGTGAAATATATGCGTGCGGCCGATGGTTATAGGGTGTTCAAGTATGTTGTGGTTGGAAATGGGTATCCGTGGTGTCGTTACAGTCCGTTGCTGGTGAATCTGCAGCGCGAGCTGTTTGGGGTCAGGTTGGTTGAGCCGGAATTGTGTGACGCGATCGAGGCGGCGTTGCCCTGCATTCACGCAGCTTGGACTGAGGATCGCGACATTGTGGAGCACATGTCCGACGCTGAGTGGAAACAGTTTGGTCAGTTAGTTGCCAGTGATGCTGTATCAAAACATGACTCGCTCGTCATGGCGCTAAAAGACGTCTGGGCGAATTGGGGCGAGGATGGGAAGGTGAAGGTGACTACGTATGGACTGCATCGTCTCCGAACTCAACGGTGA
- a CDS encoding bifunctional nuclease family protein, which yields MPVQMELSRIIISEINNEQMIFLKEVDGDRTFPILIGIFEATSIDRRVKGQSSPRPLTHDLLVNVADQLGAEFQDVIISELKQQTYFARLRLRHDGELIEVDARPSDAIAVAVSCKPHLPIYVNEEVLNDVLGNS from the coding sequence ATGCCCGTGCAAATGGAACTTTCGCGGATCATCATCAGCGAGATCAACAACGAGCAGATGATCTTCCTGAAAGAGGTCGACGGGGACCGCACGTTCCCGATCTTGATCGGCATTTTCGAGGCCACGAGCATCGACCGCCGCGTCAAAGGGCAAAGCTCGCCGCGGCCGCTGACGCACGACCTGCTCGTCAACGTGGCCGACCAGCTCGGGGCCGAGTTTCAGGACGTGATCATCAGCGAGTTGAAGCAGCAGACTTATTTTGCCCGGCTACGGCTGCGGCACGACGGCGAGTTGATTGAAGTCGACGCACGGCCGAGCGATGCGATCGCCGTGGCCGTGAGTTGCAAGCCACACCTGCCGATCTACGTCAACGAAGAAGTGCTCAACGACGTGTTGGGCAACTCGTAG
- a CDS encoding aspartate kinase — MGLIVQKFGGSSVADAGKILAAARKAVRAAQQGNQVVMVVSAMGDQTDHLLDLAGQITETPPARELDMLLSTGEQVSVALMAMAINSLGHKAVSLTGAQIGIRTDSTHTKARIKSISTDRMRKLLDEGNIVIAAGFQGIDEDFDITTLGRGGSDTTAVALAAVLEADACEIYTDVDGVYSTDPRILPEARMMHQVSYDEMLELASLGAGVMHSRSIEFGKKFSTPIHVRSSFSDRPGTMIVAEPESVDRPVSGAALVRDEDRITITGVPDRPGVSLAIFSKIAAKNIAVDMIVQNVGGEGRADISFTVVEKELRPTLEAVAQAAAEIGAHGVSHDSNVAKVSAVGLGMARQTGVAQRMFRALADAGVNILMVTTSEIKISALVARDQAFEALRAVHRAFHLEQEPPADGARTAAAVRAKATAADVVTRLTRLQGMEDLTIDGIALDDAQGLVTVHGVPDRPGIAAALFEAVAAGGILVDLIVQSFSGQELASISFTVPREDVTKSIELARQVAKQLGCGQITSCPSVAKLAVSGIGMRSHVGVAIRMFTALANAGINIDLIGTSEVQVNVVVEGNNGAAALACLQREFADVQH, encoded by the coding sequence ATGGGATTGATCGTGCAGAAGTTTGGCGGTTCGAGCGTGGCCGACGCCGGCAAGATTTTGGCCGCGGCGCGCAAGGCCGTCCGCGCGGCGCAGCAGGGCAACCAGGTCGTGATGGTCGTCAGCGCCATGGGCGACCAGACGGATCACCTGCTCGACCTGGCAGGACAGATCACCGAAACTCCGCCGGCGCGCGAGCTCGACATGCTCCTCTCCACCGGCGAGCAGGTGAGCGTGGCGCTGATGGCCATGGCCATCAACAGCCTGGGCCACAAGGCCGTAAGTTTGACCGGCGCCCAGATCGGCATTCGCACCGACAGCACGCACACCAAGGCCCGGATCAAGTCGATCTCGACCGACCGCATGCGCAAACTGCTGGACGAGGGGAACATCGTCATCGCGGCCGGCTTTCAAGGCATCGACGAAGACTTCGATATCACGACGCTCGGCCGCGGCGGCAGCGACACGACGGCCGTCGCCTTGGCCGCGGTGCTCGAGGCCGACGCCTGCGAGATTTACACCGACGTCGACGGCGTCTATTCGACCGACCCGCGGATCCTGCCCGAAGCCCGAATGATGCACCAGGTGAGCTACGACGAGATGCTCGAGTTGGCGAGCCTGGGCGCGGGCGTCATGCACAGCCGGTCGATCGAGTTCGGCAAGAAGTTCAGCACCCCGATCCACGTGCGCAGCAGCTTCAGCGACCGGCCGGGTACGATGATCGTCGCCGAGCCCGAATCGGTGGACCGGCCGGTGAGCGGTGCGGCCCTGGTGCGTGACGAAGACCGGATCACGATCACCGGCGTGCCCGACCGCCCCGGCGTGAGCCTGGCGATCTTCTCGAAGATCGCGGCCAAGAACATCGCGGTCGATATGATCGTGCAGAACGTCGGTGGCGAAGGCCGCGCCGACATCTCGTTCACCGTCGTCGAAAAGGAACTCCGGCCGACGCTCGAAGCGGTCGCGCAAGCTGCCGCCGAAATCGGCGCGCATGGCGTCAGCCACGACTCGAACGTCGCCAAGGTCTCGGCCGTGGGCCTCGGCATGGCCCGGCAGACCGGCGTCGCCCAACGAATGTTTCGCGCCCTGGCGGATGCCGGCGTGAACATCCTGATGGTCACCACGAGCGAGATCAAAATCTCCGCGCTCGTGGCTCGCGACCAGGCGTTCGAAGCGCTACGGGCCGTGCACCGTGCGTTTCATCTCGAGCAGGAGCCGCCCGCCGACGGTGCCCGAACCGCCGCGGCTGTCCGGGCCAAGGCCACGGCGGCCGACGTCGTCACGCGCCTGACCCGGCTGCAAGGCATGGAAGACCTGACCATCGACGGCATCGCGCTGGACGACGCACAAGGACTCGTCACCGTGCACGGCGTGCCCGATCGGCCGGGCATCGCTGCAGCGTTGTTCGAAGCCGTGGCCGCCGGCGGAATTCTCGTCGACCTGATCGTGCAAAGCTTCTCGGGCCAGGAGCTGGCCAGCATCAGCTTCACGGTCCCACGCGAGGACGTTACGAAAAGTATCGAACTGGCCCGCCAGGTCGCCAAGCAGCTTGGCTGCGGCCAAATCACTTCCTGCCCGAGCGTGGCCAAGCTGGCCGTCTCGGGCATTGGGATGCGGAGCCACGTGGGCGTCGCCATCCGGATGTTCACCGCGTTGGCCAACGCGGGGATCAACATCGACCTGATCGGCACCAGCGAGGTGCAGGTCAACGTGGTCGTCGAGGGGAACAACGGCGCCGCGGCGCTCGCCTGTCTGCAGCGCGAGTTTGCCGACGTGCAGCACTAG
- a CDS encoding M42 family metallopeptidase encodes MDQAAREFLETLLATPSPSGYERPIQDVVRRYVGQFADRVTTDLHGNVIAVKNPDAPLRVMLAGHCDQIGLLVQYIDGEGFLYVQPIGGWDPMQLIGQRLTVWTAAGPVHGVIARKAIHLLTDEERKVVPKLKDLWLDIGARDKAEAEKLVRVGDPITLEMSFRELRNGLAVSPAMDDKTGLWVVVEALRRAAARSLPCALYAVSTVQEEVGLRGAKTSSFGIDPQVGIAVDVTHATDCPTIDKKQEGDVALGKGPVVTRGPNMNPVVVDQLVAAATAANIPIQLQACSRATGTDANVMQVNRAGMATGLVSIPNRYMHSAVEMISLDDIDRAADLLAEFACRVDPAASFVP; translated from the coding sequence ATGGACCAGGCTGCCCGCGAGTTTCTCGAGACCTTGCTTGCCACGCCGAGCCCCTCGGGCTACGAGCGACCGATTCAGGATGTCGTCCGCAGGTATGTCGGGCAGTTCGCCGACCGGGTCACGACCGACCTGCACGGCAACGTGATCGCCGTCAAGAATCCCGACGCCCCGCTGCGGGTCATGCTCGCCGGCCACTGCGATCAGATCGGCCTGTTGGTCCAGTACATCGACGGCGAGGGATTTCTCTACGTGCAGCCCATCGGCGGCTGGGATCCGATGCAATTGATTGGGCAGCGGCTCACCGTTTGGACCGCCGCGGGACCGGTGCATGGCGTGATTGCCCGCAAGGCGATTCACCTGCTGACCGACGAAGAGCGGAAGGTGGTGCCCAAGCTCAAGGACCTGTGGCTCGATATCGGCGCCCGCGACAAGGCCGAGGCCGAAAAGCTGGTCCGGGTGGGCGATCCGATCACGCTGGAAATGTCGTTTCGCGAGCTGCGCAACGGCCTGGCGGTTTCGCCGGCGATGGACGACAAGACCGGCCTGTGGGTCGTCGTCGAGGCCTTGCGCCGCGCCGCGGCGCGTTCGCTGCCGTGCGCACTGTATGCCGTCTCGACGGTCCAGGAAGAAGTGGGGCTCCGCGGCGCCAAGACCAGCAGCTTTGGCATCGACCCGCAGGTCGGGATCGCCGTCGACGTGACGCATGCCACGGACTGTCCGACGATCGACAAGAAGCAAGAAGGCGACGTCGCACTAGGCAAAGGGCCCGTCGTCACCCGGGGGCCCAATATGAACCCGGTCGTGGTCGATCAACTGGTGGCCGCGGCCACGGCCGCCAATATCCCGATCCAGTTGCAGGCGTGCAGCCGGGCGACAGGGACCGACGCCAACGTGATGCAAGTAAACCGGGCCGGGATGGCCACGGGCCTGGTGAGCATCCCGAACCGCTACATGCACAGCGCGGTCGAAATGATCTCGCTGGACGACATCGATCGGGCGGCCGACCTGCTGGCCGAATTCGCCTGCCGGGTCGACCCAGCCGCATCGTTTGTGCCCTAG
- a CDS encoding cofactor-independent phosphoglycerate mutase: protein MKYAIVIPDGCADEPQASLGGKTPLEAAQVPNMDAVARAGIVGRSNNVPASLPAGSDVATLSLFGYDPMKHYTGRAPLEAAAQGIDLGRDDWAIRCNLVTVENQVMKSFTAGHISTAEATELLTTAQERLGGPRFEFRPGVSYRNLLIYRGAGEPAPFHLDTRTTPPHDLTDKTVLNDYPRGPGSDLLNKLMSDSVELFRDHPVNRARIAAGKPPATNIWLWGQGGAPALAPFADLYGRRGAMITAVDLLRGLAVLLGWERIEVPGATGYLDTDYAAKGRYAIEALPKCDLICVHVEATDEASHEGNAAAKVKALEEIDRHIVGPLHAALAAQGEYRILVSPDHPTPLRTKTHSHGYVPWAICGTGVTADPLATYDEPSAGRSERSFAEGWQLMRYFLDGNR, encoded by the coding sequence ATGAAGTACGCGATCGTCATTCCCGACGGCTGTGCCGATGAACCGCAAGCGTCGCTCGGCGGCAAGACCCCGCTCGAAGCGGCCCAGGTGCCGAACATGGACGCCGTGGCCCGCGCGGGCATCGTCGGCCGATCGAACAACGTGCCCGCCTCATTGCCGGCCGGCTCGGACGTGGCCACGCTGAGCCTGTTCGGCTACGACCCAATGAAGCATTACACGGGCCGCGCGCCGCTCGAAGCCGCCGCGCAGGGGATCGACCTCGGCCGCGACGACTGGGCCATCCGCTGCAACCTGGTGACCGTCGAAAACCAGGTGATGAAGAGCTTCACGGCTGGCCACATCTCGACGGCCGAGGCCACCGAGCTGTTAACCACGGCGCAAGAGCGACTGGGTGGCCCGCGGTTCGAGTTCCGACCCGGCGTTAGCTATCGCAATCTGCTGATCTACCGCGGCGCCGGCGAGCCGGCTCCGTTCCATCTCGACACGCGTACCACGCCGCCGCACGACCTGACCGACAAGACGGTGCTCAACGACTACCCACGCGGGCCCGGCAGCGACCTGCTGAACAAGCTGATGAGCGACAGCGTCGAGTTGTTTCGCGACCACCCGGTCAACCGGGCCCGCATCGCCGCCGGCAAGCCGCCCGCGACCAACATCTGGCTCTGGGGGCAGGGCGGGGCGCCCGCGCTGGCGCCGTTTGCCGATCTTTACGGCCGCCGCGGCGCGATGATTACGGCGGTCGACCTGCTGCGCGGGCTGGCAGTGCTTTTGGGCTGGGAACGTATCGAAGTGCCGGGCGCAACGGGCTACCTCGACACCGACTACGCCGCCAAGGGGCGCTACGCCATCGAGGCATTGCCCAAGTGCGATTTGATCTGCGTCCACGTCGAGGCCACGGACGAGGCGTCGCACGAAGGCAACGCGGCCGCCAAGGTCAAAGCCCTGGAAGAAATCGACCGCCACATCGTGGGCCCCTTGCACGCAGCGCTGGCGGCCCAAGGGGAGTACCGCATTCTCGTCAGCCCCGACCACCCCACCCCCCTGCGCACGAAGACGCACAGTCACGGCTACGTGCCCTGGGCGATTTGCGGAACGGGCGTCACGGCCGATCCGCTTGCGACCTACGACGAGCCGTCGGCGGGCCGGTCCGAGCGGAGCTTTGCCGAGGGCTGGCAATTGATGCGTTATTTTCTCGACGGAAACAGGTGA